In Oryza sativa Japonica Group chromosome 3, ASM3414082v1, one DNA window encodes the following:
- the LOC4331361 gene encoding remorin has translation MAEEAKKVEVTKDIAEEKAVVPLPTPPATEHDDSKAIVLVKEAEATGGSAERDAYLAKIVSEKRLVLINAWEESEKARAENRAAKKLSYITSWENAKKAEMEAELKRIEQELEKKKAAYEEKLKNKLALLHKTAEEKRALTTAKRGEELIMAEEMAAKYRAKGEAPTKLFGLLKA, from the exons atggcggaggaggcgaagaAGGTGGAGGTGACCAAGGACATCGCCGAAGAGAAGGCAGTGGTGccgctgccgacgccgccggccaccgagCACGACGACTCCAAGGCCATCGTCCTCGTCAAGG AAGCTGAGGCTACAGGAGGTTCAGCTGAAAGAG ATGCTTATCTCGCAAAAATTGTGTCGGAGAAGAGATTGGTACTGATCAATGCCTGGGAGGAAAGCGAGAAAGCTAGAGCAGAGAACAG GGCGGCCAAGAAGCTGTCATACATCACTTCATGGGAGAATGCAAAGAAAGCAGAGATGGAGGCTGAGCTGAAAAGGATCGAG CAAGAactggagaagaagaaggcggcgtACGAAGAGAAGCTGAAGAACAAGCTGGCATTGCTGCACAAGAcggcggaggagaagagggCGCTCACCACGGCGAAGCGTGGCGAGGAGCTGATCATGGCGGAGGAGATGGCCGCCAAGTACCGTGCAAAGGGCGAGGCTCCGACGAAGCTGTTCGGGCTCTTGAAAGCCTGA
- the LOC4331362 gene encoding non-specific lipid-transfer protein 2 precursor — protein MMRKLAVLVLAVAMVAACGGGVVGVAGAGCNAGQLTVCTGAIAGGARPTAACCSSLRAQQGCFCQFAKDPRYGRYVNSPNARKAVSSCGIALPTCH, from the coding sequence atgatgaggaagtTGGCGGTGTTGGTGttggcggtggcgatggtggcggcgtgcggcggcggcgtcgtgggtgTAGCGGGGGCCGGTTGCAACGCTGGGCAGCTGACGGTGTGCACGGGGGCGATCGCGGGCGgggcgcggccgacggcggcgtgctGCTCCAGCCTGCGGGCGCAGCAGGGCTGCTTCTGCCAGTTCGCCAAGGACCCGCGCTACGGGCGCTACGTCAACAGCCCCAACGCCCGCAAGGCCGTCTCCTCCTGCGGCATCGCCCTCCCCACCTGCCactga
- the LOC4331363 gene encoding heavy metal-associated isoprenylated plant protein 39 isoform X1, with translation MAQQKVVLKVPTMTDEKTKQKAIEAVADIYGIDSIAADLKDNKMTIIGDMDTVEIAKKLRKIGKIDIVSVGPAKEEKKPEKKEEKKEEKKEEKKEEKKEEKKGKK, from the exons ATGGCTCAG CAGAAGGTGGTGCTCAAGGTTCCAACCATGACTGACGAAAAGACGAAGCAGAAAGCGATCGAAGCCGTCGCAGATATCTACG GTATTGATTCGATAGCTGCAGACCTCAAGGACAACAAGATGACCATCATAGGCGACATGGACACCGTCGAGATAGCGAAGAAGCTGAGGAAGATCGGCAAGATCGACATCGTTTCTGTTGGACCTGCCAAGGAAGAGAAGAAGCcagagaagaaggaagagaagaaagaagagaagaaagaggagaagaaagaggagaagaaggaagagaagaaaggcAAGAAATGA
- the LOC4331363 gene encoding heavy metal-associated isoprenylated plant protein 39 isoform X2 — translation MAQKVVLKVPTMTDEKTKQKAIEAVADIYGIDSIAADLKDNKMTIIGDMDTVEIAKKLRKIGKIDIVSVGPAKEEKKPEKKEEKKEEKKEEKKEEKKEEKKGKK, via the exons ATGGCTCAG AAGGTGGTGCTCAAGGTTCCAACCATGACTGACGAAAAGACGAAGCAGAAAGCGATCGAAGCCGTCGCAGATATCTACG GTATTGATTCGATAGCTGCAGACCTCAAGGACAACAAGATGACCATCATAGGCGACATGGACACCGTCGAGATAGCGAAGAAGCTGAGGAAGATCGGCAAGATCGACATCGTTTCTGTTGGACCTGCCAAGGAAGAGAAGAAGCcagagaagaaggaagagaagaaagaagagaagaaagaggagaagaaagaggagaagaaggaagagaagaaaggcAAGAAATGA
- the LOC4331364 gene encoding uncharacterized protein, whose translation MVKVKPTPTPTPTSAAAKSAVAGGGEVSTETPRRSARLQQAAKKKRSRDASLPPAPAPARHRQAGKVLCAPEISVKKTVEGTINDAEIESIVLKLWNFTEEERVPYYNRLNKKRANMALAWYNENNPEDCYEFTSVLLHDVCNFCDGGVCHVHINFKARNVTTNSEELFFAELALINNVFDQYSGYTTTACCIIDGNCLGGLRNVLLNGCFLREERYDEKNCYACDEKIKHPTGSTYKGGHYAEDYLVQGIL comes from the exons ATGGTGAAGGtgaagccgacgccgacgccgacgccgacgtcggcCGCCGCGAAATCTGCCGttgcgggaggaggagaggtgtcCACGGAGACTCCGCGCAGGAGCGCGCGACTGCAGCAAGCAGCCAAGAAGAAGCGGTCCCGCGATGCTTCGctccctcccgctcccgctcccgctcgaCATCGGCAGGCCGGGAAGGTTCTCTGCGCGCCGGA GATATCTGTTAAAAAAACAGTGGAAGGTACTATAAACGATGCTGAAATAGAGTCCATTGTTTTAAAACTATGGAATTTCACAGAAGAAGAGAGGGTTCCATACTATAACCGGTTGAACAAGAAAAGAGCTAACATGGCCTTGGCTTGGTACAATGAAAACAACCCG GAAGATTGCTATGAATTTACGAGTGTGCTCTTGCATGATGTATGCAATTTTTGTGATGGAGGTGTTTGCCATGTGCACATTAATTTTAAGGCAAGGAATGTGACAACAAATTCAGAGGAGCTCTTCTTCGCTGAATTGGCTTTAATCAACAATGTTTTCGATCAATATAGTGGATATACGACCACTGCCTGCTGTATTATTGATGGCAACTGTCTTG GTGGTTTGAGGAATGTGCTGCTCAATGGATGTTTTTTGCGAGAGGAGCgttatgatgaaaaaaattgcTACGCATGTGATGAAAAGATTAAGCACCCCACAGGAAGTACCTACAAAGGAGGTCATTATGCCGAAGACTATTTAGTACAGGGAATCTTATGA